In the genome of Nitrospira sp. MA-1, one region contains:
- a CDS encoding BCCT family transporter: MKSTTLVFNISCAFAFLFLLWGALAPKHLAKITGTFQTALLDSFGWLYVLAATGFLICAFCLIFSRWGDIPLGPDGAKPEFPLLTWFAMLFCAGMGIGLVFWGVAEPISHFHDPPIDEGGTPQAARLALQYSFFHWGLHPWGIYTMVGMALAYFQFRKGTPGLFSAGCQPVLGRHATGPMGTAVDVVAVFATVFGVATSLGFGAVQISGGLSYVFALPNTLTTQLAVIATVTVLFMLSAQTGLQRGIKYLSNLNMVLALTLLSFLLFLGPTHFIMTVFPSTFGNYIQNLPTMSLNLAPFRDSTWIHNWTLFYWAWWIAWAPFVGTFIARISKGRTVRQFVLGVLLVPSIFCAFWFTVFGGTGIALELFQDVPLKTVMEKQGIEVLLFTVLEEYPMGTVMSLIAIFLIGTFFITSADSATFVLGTLTTNGSLNPPNRIKFTWGIIQSLSAAILLWSGGLKGLQTGAILAAFPFVFVIIILIISLLKSFQEETR; this comes from the coding sequence CTGAAATCTACCACCCTTGTTTTCAATATCTCCTGCGCCTTCGCCTTTCTCTTTTTGCTCTGGGGTGCCTTAGCCCCGAAACATTTAGCAAAAATCACCGGGACCTTCCAAACGGCCCTTCTTGATTCCTTTGGCTGGTTATATGTCCTGGCAGCAACCGGTTTTCTTATTTGCGCGTTCTGTCTGATTTTTTCCAGATGGGGTGATATTCCACTTGGACCCGATGGGGCCAAACCTGAATTTCCTCTCCTCACCTGGTTCGCCATGCTGTTTTGCGCAGGCATGGGCATCGGTCTGGTGTTTTGGGGCGTGGCGGAACCCATATCCCATTTCCATGATCCCCCCATCGACGAAGGAGGAACACCCCAAGCCGCACGCCTGGCGCTGCAATATTCTTTTTTCCACTGGGGCCTACACCCCTGGGGCATCTACACCATGGTGGGCATGGCCCTCGCCTACTTTCAGTTTCGAAAAGGCACTCCAGGGCTATTTAGTGCAGGATGCCAGCCGGTTTTAGGCAGACATGCCACCGGGCCGATGGGAACGGCGGTAGATGTGGTCGCTGTTTTTGCCACGGTCTTTGGCGTAGCAACCTCCCTTGGATTTGGGGCTGTACAGATCAGCGGAGGATTATCCTATGTGTTTGCCCTGCCCAATACCCTCACCACTCAATTGGCCGTCATCGCCACTGTCACCGTGCTCTTTATGCTCTCCGCTCAAACCGGACTCCAACGAGGCATCAAATACCTTAGTAATCTGAATATGGTGCTGGCACTGACTCTCTTGTCGTTCTTGCTGTTTCTCGGCCCAACGCATTTCATCATGACCGTGTTTCCCTCGACCTTCGGAAACTACATCCAAAACCTTCCGACGATGAGCCTGAACCTCGCACCATTCCGAGATTCAACCTGGATTCACAACTGGACGTTGTTTTATTGGGCATGGTGGATCGCCTGGGCGCCCTTTGTGGGAACCTTTATTGCCAGAATTTCCAAAGGCCGGACGGTGCGACAATTTGTGTTGGGCGTATTGCTTGTTCCGTCAATATTTTGCGCATTTTGGTTTACGGTGTTTGGAGGAACCGGGATAGCATTAGAACTCTTTCAGGACGTGCCCTTGAAAACCGTCATGGAAAAGCAGGGAATCGAGGTTTTGCTCTTTACGGTATTGGAGGAATATCCAATGGGTACGGTCATGTCACTCATCGCCATTTTCTTGATCGGCACCTTTTTCATCACCTCAGCGGATTCCGCTACTTTCGTCTTGGGAACCTTAACCACGAATGGCAGCCTCAATCCCCCCAATCGGATCAAATTCACCTGGGGCATCATTCAATCCCTGTCGGCAGCCATCCTTCTTTGGTCAGGTGGACTCAAAGGCCTGCAAACCGGGGCCATCCTGGCTGCCTTTCCGTTTGTCTTCGTCATCATCATCCTCATCATCTCTCTCCTCAAATCCTTTCAGGAGGAAACCAGGTAG
- a CDS encoding HEAT repeat domain-containing protein, translated as MVYIPPLGTNMVDSVAEHISALDDEDWGVREDAAVALGRLGDPRSVQPLIRALRDSDRAVREAATSALKALGEPAILSLGFCLQDANLQVQESAACILADIANEQVLDPLLSAALSPNWIVRMSAAKGLSRIQNPQAIDTLILLLQDKVPAVREEAGRAIQAIGNTSIPKLLEKLKDENWKIRLRAVEALALLKPLEAVGHLMILVLEDSDTAVRQDAVRALGQIGDPRAIPLLLSSLALDTPSLKLPSIEALGQIGSTEAIPMLIALVNSLPKETYEDRMEGCTDPQYKEDLPPLEAAIRALGKIRDPQAIPALIQALQSTLLRTEAAEALTQFGQKAVNPLLKLLKTTKNDNLRRHVLESLSHLGWRPGQIRI; from the coding sequence GTGGTCTATATTCCACCACTTGGCACAAACATGGTCGACTCCGTCGCTGAACATATATCTGCGCTTGACGACGAGGATTGGGGGGTGCGTGAAGACGCAGCGGTAGCCCTCGGACGTCTTGGCGATCCCCGTAGCGTTCAACCATTGATTCGGGCGCTTCGTGACTCAGATCGGGCCGTACGGGAAGCTGCAACCTCAGCATTAAAAGCGCTTGGGGAACCGGCCATTCTCTCGTTAGGGTTTTGCCTTCAGGATGCAAATCTTCAAGTTCAGGAATCGGCTGCATGCATCCTGGCTGATATCGCTAACGAACAAGTCTTAGATCCCTTGTTGTCCGCGGCATTAAGTCCTAACTGGATTGTGCGAATGTCGGCAGCCAAAGGCCTCAGTCGCATCCAGAACCCCCAAGCCATAGATACGTTGATTTTGCTCCTACAGGATAAAGTGCCAGCCGTGCGAGAGGAAGCAGGGCGGGCCATTCAAGCCATCGGCAACACCAGCATTCCAAAATTATTGGAAAAATTAAAGGATGAAAACTGGAAAATCCGGTTGCGTGCAGTGGAAGCATTGGCCCTGTTGAAGCCCCTGGAAGCGGTAGGACATTTGATGATTCTGGTCCTCGAAGATTCCGATACTGCCGTGCGCCAGGACGCCGTGCGAGCACTTGGCCAGATTGGCGATCCCCGAGCCATTCCTCTTTTACTCTCGTCCCTTGCCCTCGACACGCCTTCGCTGAAATTGCCCTCGATTGAAGCACTTGGCCAAATCGGATCCACCGAAGCCATTCCCATGTTAATCGCGTTGGTCAATTCGCTACCCAAGGAAACCTACGAAGATCGCATGGAAGGATGCACCGACCCGCAATATAAAGAAGATCTTCCTCCCCTGGAAGCTGCCATCAGGGCCTTGGGAAAGATACGCGACCCACAGGCTATTCCCGCTCTTATACAAGCCCTGCAAAGTACGCTCCTGCGGACAGAAGCCGCCGAAGCCCTGACGCAATTTGGCCAAAAAGCCGTGAATCCGTTGTTAAAGCTCTTAAAAACCACTAAAAATGACAATCTCCGTCGTCATGTGTTGGAATCCCTTTCTCACCTCGGCTGGAGGCCGGGACAGATACGCATCTAA
- a CDS encoding methyltransferase domain-containing protein: MTQKATMPVSKQKYGDNPIAQRKTDLYKQEYVHSFVQKWDALIDWDARASSEGDFFIRILKERGVKRVLDVATGTGFHSIRLMRAGFEVTSADGSPEMLARAFENARRAGFIMRTVHADWRWLSRDIHNKYDAVICLGNSLTHLFSEQDRRKALAEFYTALKHDGVLILDQRNYDGILDNGFTSKHVYYYCGDNVSAEPEHVDEGLARFKYTFPDGEAFHLNMFPLRKEYTRRLMNEVGFQQVKTYADFQETHKVEDPDFYVHVAEKRYKNEERPPTIMGKIGNLNYSPTVDTARAYYNSSDADRFYATIWGGEDIHIGLYASDNDSIFDASRRTVEKMAASVKGLDSTTRVLDIGSGYGGSARHLVRRYGCQVGCLNLSEVQNKRNRELNQKENISLAINVIDGNFESIPMPDGSVDLVWSQDAILHSGDREKVFQEVHRVLAKGGQFIFTDPMKSATCSPDVLQPILDRIHLDSLGSIEYYRKLAAKIGFKEVGVEDLSANLASHYERVLQELTTQHHMLIRVCTEDYLANMKVGLQHWVEAGKSGHLSWGILHFRRD, from the coding sequence ATGACTCAGAAAGCGACGATGCCAGTTAGTAAACAAAAATATGGGGATAATCCCATTGCTCAACGAAAAACGGATTTGTACAAACAGGAGTATGTTCATAGTTTTGTGCAAAAATGGGACGCCTTGATTGATTGGGATGCCCGGGCCTCGAGTGAAGGGGACTTTTTTATCAGAATTTTGAAGGAACGGGGCGTCAAACGCGTATTGGATGTCGCGACGGGAACGGGATTTCATTCTATTCGGCTCATGCGTGCCGGGTTCGAAGTGACGAGTGCGGACGGCAGTCCTGAAATGTTAGCACGGGCATTTGAAAATGCCAGACGAGCTGGGTTTATTATGCGAACGGTTCATGCTGATTGGCGCTGGTTGAGCCGGGATATACACAATAAATACGATGCGGTGATTTGCCTGGGGAACTCTCTGACTCATCTCTTTTCCGAGCAGGATCGGCGAAAAGCCTTGGCCGAATTTTACACCGCGCTGAAGCACGATGGGGTGTTGATTCTGGACCAAAGAAATTATGATGGAATTTTAGATAATGGGTTTACCTCGAAGCATGTGTATTACTATTGCGGAGACAATGTGAGTGCGGAGCCGGAACATGTTGATGAAGGGCTTGCCAGATTCAAATATACTTTTCCCGATGGCGAAGCGTTTCATTTGAATATGTTTCCGCTGCGGAAAGAATATACACGTCGGCTCATGAATGAGGTTGGCTTTCAGCAAGTAAAAACCTATGCGGATTTTCAAGAAACGCATAAAGTTGAGGACCCCGATTTTTATGTTCATGTAGCTGAGAAACGCTATAAAAATGAGGAACGCCCCCCCACGATCATGGGCAAGATTGGCAATCTGAATTATTCTCCCACCGTGGATACTGCTCGGGCCTATTACAACAGTTCGGATGCTGACCGGTTTTATGCCACAATCTGGGGCGGCGAAGATATTCACATTGGATTGTACGCATCCGACAACGACTCGATTTTTGATGCCAGCCGACGAACCGTGGAGAAAATGGCGGCTTCTGTCAAAGGACTTGATTCAACGACACGGGTATTGGATATTGGGTCAGGGTACGGAGGTTCCGCCCGTCATCTTGTGAGACGATATGGATGTCAGGTTGGATGCCTGAATTTGAGTGAAGTCCAAAATAAGCGGAATAGAGAACTCAATCAGAAGGAGAATATCAGTCTAGCCATTAATGTCATTGACGGGAATTTTGAGTCGATTCCCATGCCGGATGGGAGCGTGGATCTGGTGTGGTCGCAAGATGCCATTTTACATAGCGGAGATCGGGAGAAAGTTTTCCAGGAAGTCCACCGGGTGTTGGCTAAGGGCGGACAATTTATTTTTACCGATCCGATGAAGAGTGCAACCTGTTCTCCCGATGTGCTTCAACCTATTTTAGATCGTATTCATTTGGATTCACTGGGATCGATTGAATACTATCGGAAGTTGGCTGCCAAAATTGGATTCAAAGAGGTTGGAGTTGAGGATCTTTCCGCGAACCTTGCTTCACATTACGAGCGAGTGCTTCAGGAACTTACCACCCAACATCATATGCTTATTCGGGTTTGTACGGAGGATTATCTGGCTAATATGAAGGTGGGTCTCCAGCATTGGGTAGAGGCTGGGAAAAGTGGCCACCTCAGCTGGGGAATTTTGCATTTCCGGCGAGACTAA
- a CDS encoding HEAT repeat domain-containing protein translates to MTEGNHVDPLLSALRDDNEALRNHAASRLGEAGSEAIPKLINMFLEDDCVVREAATSALVQIGESAVDPLIEALKDDEEWSVREQAATALGKLRAIKSVEPLVQALRHDKDGGVRTAAIWALERIGHPDAVPALVDALMDATLREDAARVLKKLGDSRATDALVEGLQASNWIVRRHAAEALGKIGDPRSLDPLIHALADEDWLVRRNAAESLARFKDSRAIDPLVPLLEDENEMVRDTAEGALASLGWTPGSSRS, encoded by the coding sequence ATGACGGAAGGTAACCACGTAGATCCCTTATTGTCAGCGCTTCGTGATGACAATGAAGCCCTTCGGAATCATGCCGCCTCTCGGCTCGGAGAAGCTGGCTCTGAAGCGATTCCAAAGCTGATCAATATGTTCTTGGAAGACGATTGTGTGGTTCGTGAAGCAGCCACAAGCGCCTTGGTTCAAATTGGGGAATCTGCCGTTGATCCCCTGATTGAGGCGTTGAAAGATGATGAGGAATGGTCTGTTCGGGAACAGGCAGCTACCGCTCTCGGGAAACTCCGTGCGATTAAATCGGTGGAACCATTGGTCCAGGCCCTCCGGCACGACAAGGATGGAGGTGTGCGCACTGCTGCCATTTGGGCGTTAGAACGGATTGGGCATCCTGATGCGGTTCCCGCCTTAGTTGATGCCTTGATGGACGCGACCCTCCGTGAGGATGCCGCAAGAGTCTTAAAGAAATTGGGGGATTCGCGCGCGACTGATGCCCTGGTGGAAGGGTTACAGGCCTCGAATTGGATTGTGCGCCGACACGCGGCCGAGGCGTTGGGGAAAATTGGCGATCCCCGCAGTTTGGATCCTTTAATTCATGCTCTGGCTGATGAGGACTGGTTGGTTCGCCGCAATGCAGCCGAATCCCTAGCTCGTTTTAAGGATAGTCGAGCCATCGATCCCCTGGTCCCTTTACTCGAAGATGAAAATGAAATGGTTCGGGACACCGCCGAAGGTGCCCTGGCAAGCTTGGGATGGACACCCGGTTCTTCCCGATCATAA
- a CDS encoding alkaline phosphatase yields MSTSQIPTPQHRRGKRMRCFFFAWSLVWLPLIGGTASIASATQAEHIILVVLEGIKSSSIQSGATPNLARLAKEGVVTWAAHSIAPPLTVPAMASLLTGLQVEKHRVTAEWETYDFARSFMRSPTVFDYMDLAGGKDTGVFLMDERLYQLIRPEIYVDSQVCGYTKPQCTPERASAYIKDFLKKVTSEKGYGFRLFGVPNLLLVHLPTAVKVGQKYGWDSEKYSDALKAIDTTVEQIIQTYKELGVLDKTMVIVTGLNSGPLSSPGGGVKPVSTSPTSPELDATVPWIAWGANIKKNHPITQSVSLLDTGATIMYALGLETYTEWDSHAIGEIFQTVPERRTTGNEP; encoded by the coding sequence ATGAGCACTTCCCAAATACCTACCCCCCAACATCGTCGTGGTAAACGCATGCGGTGTTTTTTCTTCGCATGGAGTTTGGTCTGGCTTCCGCTAATCGGAGGAACAGCTTCGATTGCTTCTGCCACACAAGCCGAACACATTATTCTGGTTGTATTGGAAGGGATCAAATCATCATCCATCCAAAGCGGTGCGACCCCAAACCTGGCTCGTTTAGCTAAGGAGGGAGTGGTGACCTGGGCCGCTCACTCCATTGCTCCACCTCTCACTGTTCCGGCGATGGCCTCTCTGCTCACCGGACTTCAAGTCGAGAAGCATCGGGTGACCGCCGAATGGGAAACATACGATTTTGCACGTTCATTTATGCGTTCACCCACAGTCTTTGATTACATGGATCTGGCTGGCGGAAAAGACACAGGCGTCTTTCTTATGGATGAACGCCTCTATCAATTGATTCGACCTGAAATTTACGTCGATTCCCAAGTCTGTGGCTACACCAAACCCCAATGCACGCCTGAAAGAGCGTCGGCATACATCAAAGACTTTTTAAAAAAAGTCACCAGTGAGAAAGGCTATGGCTTCCGACTTTTTGGAGTACCAAACCTCTTATTAGTCCACCTGCCTACGGCGGTGAAGGTCGGACAAAAATACGGGTGGGATTCCGAAAAATACTCCGATGCCCTAAAGGCAATCGATACTACTGTGGAACAAATCATCCAAACGTATAAAGAACTTGGGGTATTGGACAAAACCATGGTGATTGTTACTGGCTTGAATAGCGGACCCCTTTCCTCCCCAGGAGGAGGCGTGAAACCAGTCTCTACCAGTCCTACTTCCCCTGAGTTAGATGCCACCGTCCCATGGATTGCCTGGGGCGCGAATATTAAGAAAAATCACCCCATCACCCAATCAGTCTCTTTGTTAGATACGGGAGCAACCATCATGTATGCCCTCGGGCTTGAAACGTATACAGAATGGGACAGCCACGCTATTGGTGAAATTTTCCAAACCGTTCCAGAACGACGGACCACCGGCAATGAACCATAA
- a CDS encoding HEAT repeat domain-containing protein, which yields MANEAPAKLISIGPKSGTKKDGFNLVTENVTAINLDERQIEVELLAYDGKTVLMDVSEEAVEDLQKIKIGDGATLRVVEEDGKRIVKSFRIRSKDPNIQRADAALQDLTDSHWLNRKHAIEVLGELRVEAAVKPLVEMLSDEVGDVRQRAYEALIKIGAPCVPDVIPFLVSEEDDLRQSATEILRKIGKPAVEPLALALGEADEKLQKRIMKVLDRMGYKRK from the coding sequence ATGGCAAATGAAGCACCCGCAAAACTCATTTCAATCGGCCCCAAAAGTGGCACGAAAAAAGACGGGTTTAATCTTGTGACTGAAAACGTCACTGCGATCAATCTTGATGAAAGACAAATCGAGGTCGAACTCTTGGCGTACGATGGGAAGACCGTCCTAATGGATGTCAGTGAAGAGGCGGTCGAAGACTTACAAAAGATCAAAATCGGTGACGGGGCGACTCTTCGCGTCGTTGAAGAAGACGGCAAACGAATCGTCAAAAGTTTTCGCATCCGCTCCAAGGACCCCAATATTCAACGAGCCGATGCTGCACTGCAAGATCTTACCGATTCTCACTGGCTCAATCGCAAGCATGCCATTGAAGTGCTTGGTGAACTCCGGGTGGAAGCAGCCGTGAAACCGTTAGTAGAAATGCTCAGCGATGAGGTGGGTGATGTCAGACAGCGTGCCTATGAGGCCTTGATCAAAATAGGCGCGCCCTGTGTTCCCGATGTCATTCCCTTTTTGGTGTCCGAAGAAGACGATCTTCGGCAATCGGCAACCGAAATTCTTCGAAAGATTGGAAAGCCCGCAGTCGAGCCTTTAGCTCTGGCATTAGGCGAGGCTGATGAAAAACTTCAAAAACGCATCATGAAGGTGTTAGACCGCATGGGCTATAAACGAAAATAG
- a CDS encoding HEAT repeat domain-containing protein yields the protein MSNSVQDWIDALEDADDATREEAAKALAEKGDPKTLEPLLTALEDDYWSVRSHVGWALAKIGGEKAVEGLITLFNDNMMEVQAEAVNAMASMGKSVIPQLLTCLKDKRWRVREQAAKTLGELRDPQAVQGLSLVCRDRDGAVKSAAAEALGKIGDPKAIPTLIKLFKDTSKIVRETAGTALMYVGKESVDALLESLKDPHFVVRCHAVRALGGMTTDYQMGRVWVREPRVVDALIDMVKDPDRAVREDATIALGNIGDARAVDALIEAMKDGTVKRHAIASLGMIGDPRAYPPVLDALKGKGIHQEGKPTPGCIISEDLLIKEAAATALGHFRHPKVIPDLVLLLKDLVLRDYAANSLVLIGDAAIEPLVWFFHDPDLSKVQQESERVLAFATSRMTAGGALKKTILDTLDKLGWKPSEGISKETREIEYTDTSNVLGEGGEGRFGKSGDFAMPAKPPKIER from the coding sequence ATGTCGAATTCTGTGCAAGACTGGATTGATGCCCTGGAAGATGCCGATGATGCCACCCGAGAGGAAGCGGCCAAGGCCCTTGCGGAAAAGGGTGACCCGAAGACGCTAGAACCCCTTCTGACCGCCCTCGAAGATGACTATTGGTCGGTTCGATCTCATGTCGGGTGGGCTTTGGCAAAAATCGGCGGAGAAAAAGCCGTTGAAGGTCTCATTACACTTTTCAATGACAATATGATGGAAGTACAAGCTGAAGCAGTAAATGCCATGGCCTCCATGGGAAAAAGCGTCATTCCGCAATTACTGACTTGCTTAAAAGACAAACGATGGCGGGTGCGCGAACAAGCCGCGAAAACGTTAGGCGAATTGCGTGACCCTCAGGCCGTCCAAGGCTTGAGCCTGGTGTGTCGTGACCGAGATGGTGCAGTCAAGAGTGCTGCAGCCGAAGCATTAGGAAAAATTGGAGACCCCAAAGCCATACCAACTCTGATTAAATTATTTAAAGATACATCCAAAATCGTGCGGGAAACCGCCGGAACCGCATTGATGTACGTTGGAAAAGAATCAGTCGATGCGCTTCTGGAATCCCTCAAAGACCCCCATTTCGTTGTGCGCTGTCACGCCGTTCGCGCGCTAGGAGGCATGACCACGGATTACCAAATGGGACGGGTGTGGGTACGTGAACCACGTGTCGTCGATGCCTTGATCGATATGGTCAAGGACCCTGACCGAGCCGTTCGCGAAGATGCCACAATTGCTTTGGGCAATATTGGAGATGCACGTGCGGTGGATGCCCTCATAGAAGCCATGAAAGATGGGACAGTAAAACGGCATGCAATCGCTTCCCTAGGCATGATCGGTGATCCTCGCGCCTACCCTCCCGTCCTGGACGCCTTAAAAGGTAAAGGGATACATCAGGAGGGGAAGCCAACCCCTGGCTGTATTATCAGCGAAGACCTCTTAATTAAAGAAGCGGCTGCCACAGCCCTTGGCCATTTCCGACATCCCAAAGTCATTCCGGATTTAGTGCTGTTACTCAAAGACCTAGTCCTTCGTGATTATGCCGCCAATTCCTTGGTCTTGATTGGAGATGCGGCCATTGAGCCCCTGGTATGGTTCTTCCATGACCCGGATTTATCGAAGGTCCAGCAAGAAAGCGAAAGGGTTTTGGCCTTTGCTACTTCTCGAATGACAGCAGGAGGTGCTCTCAAGAAAACGATCCTAGATACCCTGGATAAACTCGGGTGGAAACCATCAGAAGGCATCAGCAAAGAGACCAGAGAGATTGAATATACCGATACTTCCAATGTGTTAGGTGAGGGAGGAGAGGGCCGCTTTGGCAAGAGCGGGGACTTTGCCATGCCGGCCAAACCACCTAAAATCGAACGGTAA
- a CDS encoding HEAT repeat domain-containing protein, protein MPKETFETIISELDHEEDWRRMRATSTCMKGGPKAVEAIIQAMATGSTHYKVEAAKMLARLRDPRAGQALAHVLKDEDEQVRQSAVDALEHMAGILDEATAAALLEHLRDETLQEKVTELLGVIPTSIGPLSERLKDPDPAIRLRAAEILAHLLDPRSANAFVDAMSDPDLRDVATDTLRKLGAIRDRVDQTMDDLRAVDESELKEGVRQEAVIQLHRIGRPIVEILIEYLEDDDWIVREAAADTLGKIGDIRAVEPLMVRLRSDSDTGVKEHALKSLGLIGDPRPVELFIESIPIRPLRILAVEALEKVKEIEVLRPHMELFARLKTDRDGLISYNSGVILDKLEAATAQMSMDEEAWAEKE, encoded by the coding sequence ATGCCGAAAGAAACTTTCGAAACCATCATCTCTGAACTGGATCACGAGGAAGATTGGCGCCGAATGCGGGCCACCTCCACCTGCATGAAGGGGGGACCCAAGGCCGTCGAAGCCATTATTCAAGCCATGGCGACCGGTTCTACCCACTACAAGGTGGAAGCCGCAAAAATGTTGGCCCGCCTACGAGATCCCCGAGCCGGCCAGGCCCTCGCTCATGTCCTGAAGGATGAAGATGAACAGGTGAGACAGTCTGCCGTGGATGCCTTGGAACATATGGCTGGCATTTTGGATGAAGCCACCGCGGCTGCACTCTTAGAACATTTACGCGACGAAACTCTCCAGGAAAAAGTCACGGAACTCCTCGGTGTGATTCCCACCTCTATCGGTCCTCTGTCGGAACGGCTCAAGGATCCCGACCCAGCCATCCGCCTCCGGGCCGCAGAGATTCTCGCACACCTCCTTGATCCTCGATCGGCAAATGCATTTGTTGATGCCATGTCCGACCCCGATCTTCGTGACGTGGCCACCGATACCTTGCGCAAATTAGGTGCGATTCGAGACCGTGTCGATCAAACAATGGATGATCTGCGAGCGGTGGACGAATCCGAGTTAAAAGAAGGCGTGCGGCAGGAAGCGGTCATTCAACTGCATCGTATTGGCCGCCCAATCGTTGAAATTCTCATTGAATACCTGGAGGACGATGATTGGATCGTTCGGGAAGCTGCCGCTGATACCCTTGGCAAAATTGGCGATATTCGGGCGGTGGAACCACTCATGGTCAGGCTCCGGTCGGACAGCGATACGGGTGTAAAAGAGCATGCTCTTAAATCCCTTGGACTCATCGGCGATCCCCGGCCGGTTGAGTTATTCATTGAATCCATTCCCATTCGCCCCCTTCGTATACTCGCGGTCGAAGCCCTGGAGAAAGTGAAAGAAATCGAAGTCCTACGACCCCATATGGAATTATTTGCCAGATTAAAAACGGACCGGGATGGCCTGATTTCCTATAATTCAGGGGTCATCCTTGACAAACTCGAGGCTGCCACTGCACAAATGAGTATGGATGAAGAAGCCTGGGCCGAAAAGGAATAA
- a CDS encoding UDP-glucose/GDP-mannose dehydrogenase family protein: MYVSVIGTGYVGLVTGACFAEFGLNVLCMDTDASRIAALEKGKVPFYEPGLSELVTKNLTAGRLRFTTDLHKAVDEALVIFIAVGTPSREDGSADLSFIDQVAKDVGSRMTGYKVVVTKSTVPVGTAKRIRSIIQANQTTTCSFGVVSNPEFLREGSAIEDFLRPNRVVIGADSPESVAIMKDLYRPLYILETPIVITNIPTAEMIKYASNVFLATKISFINEMANLCEGVGADVQLVAKGMGLDKRIGSKFLHAGPGYGGSCFGKDTAALINIGNENNYEMTIAKATKRVNDQQRVRMMEKIREAVGELRGKTIALLGLAFKPNTDDIRDSPALYLAEQIMKAGGTVRTYDPEALEISMKVLPTMIPCQDAYHTMEGADVVVLVTEWNQFRSLDFDRVRAAVTSPIFIDLRNVYEPQRMEDLGFHYVSVGRKTVGAPPSQKS, encoded by the coding sequence ATGTATGTCAGCGTGATAGGAACCGGGTACGTTGGATTGGTCACAGGGGCTTGTTTTGCGGAATTTGGCTTGAATGTGTTGTGTATGGACACGGATGCCAGCCGGATTGCGGCTTTGGAAAAGGGCAAGGTGCCCTTCTATGAGCCAGGGCTTTCCGAACTCGTAACCAAAAATCTGACGGCCGGCCGCCTTCGATTCACCACTGATTTACATAAAGCCGTTGATGAAGCCCTTGTTATTTTTATTGCCGTAGGCACTCCATCCCGTGAGGATGGGTCAGCCGATCTGTCCTTTATCGATCAGGTGGCGAAAGATGTGGGAAGTCGGATGACGGGATATAAGGTGGTGGTGACCAAATCCACCGTGCCGGTCGGAACGGCAAAACGCATTCGGTCGATTATTCAGGCGAACCAAACAACGACGTGTAGTTTTGGCGTGGTCTCGAATCCTGAATTCCTTCGCGAAGGATCGGCTATTGAGGATTTTTTGCGGCCCAATCGTGTGGTTATTGGAGCTGACAGTCCAGAATCGGTGGCGATTATGAAAGATTTGTACCGCCCCTTGTATATCCTTGAAACGCCAATTGTGATTACTAATATTCCAACCGCTGAAATGATCAAATATGCTTCAAATGTTTTCTTGGCCACGAAAATCTCCTTTATCAATGAAATGGCCAATCTCTGTGAAGGGGTTGGGGCCGATGTGCAACTGGTGGCCAAAGGGATGGGTTTAGACAAACGAATCGGGTCGAAATTTCTGCATGCGGGTCCAGGGTATGGAGGATCGTGTTTTGGAAAAGATACCGCCGCGTTGATCAATATCGGAAATGAAAATAATTATGAGATGACTATCGCCAAAGCGACCAAACGGGTGAACGACCAGCAGCGAGTCCGGATGATGGAGAAAATTCGAGAAGCGGTCGGGGAGTTGCGGGGGAAAACCATTGCTTTACTCGGGTTAGCCTTTAAACCCAACACCGACGATATTCGGGATTCACCGGCTTTGTACCTCGCAGAGCAGATCATGAAAGCGGGTGGGACCGTGCGGACCTATGATCCGGAGGCGTTGGAGATATCGATGAAGGTGTTGCCCACCATGATCCCCTGTCAGGATGCCTACCACACGATGGAAGGGGCGGATGTCGTGGTGTTGGTTACGGAGTGGAACCAGTTTAGAAGTTTGGATTTTGACCGGGTTCGGGCCGCAGTAACCTCTCCGATTTTTATCGATCTTCGCAATGTTTATGAACCCCAAAGGATGGAAGATCTGGGGTTTCATTATGTTTCGGTGGGACGAAAAACCGTGGGAGCCCCTCCTTCCCAAAAAAGCTAA